A window from Ignavibacteriota bacterium encodes these proteins:
- a CDS encoding DUF4920 domain-containing protein, whose translation MKKIIVLITVFVLSTLTINADDAKKYGKEISLNDKTPISKIMENPESFIGKKVLVEGNVVEVCEKRGCWINLSSDKEFETMRVKVNDGEIVFPMEAKGKKALVEGEVYSIVVEGEGCGGDCADEKKKDENHKCEHEKTTKKVYQIKGLGAVIK comes from the coding sequence ATGAAGAAAATTATTGTATTGATTACGGTTTTTGTTCTATCAACTTTAACAATTAATGCGGATGATGCAAAAAAATATGGAAAGGAAATATCGTTAAATGATAAAACTCCAATTTCAAAAATTATGGAAAATCCAGAAAGTTTTATTGGTAAAAAAGTTTTAGTTGAAGGAAATGTTGTTGAAGTTTGTGAGAAAAGGGGTTGCTGGATAAATTTGAGTAGTGATAAAGAATTTGAAACGATGCGCGTAAAAGTTAACGACGGCGAAATTGTTTTTCCAATGGAAGCAAAGGGAAAAAAAGCGTTAGTGGAAGGTGAAGTTTACTCAATTGTTGTTGAAGGTGAAGGATGCGGCGGAGATTGTGCCGATGAAAAAAAGAAAGATGAAAATCACAAATGTGAACATGAAAAAACCACAAAAAAAGTATACCAAATCAAAGGATTAGGTGCAGTTATTAAATAA
- a CDS encoding LD-carboxypeptidase → MRFFKSSLQIFFSTILFFGGCKSLETPNSENFFHQKLKANKLKFGDTIGLISPASYINDKQLNEAIYNLENLGFKIKYNPAIKDKYGYLAGSDSTRAKDFNKMILDKEVKAIVAVRGGYGCARMLQFINYEAIKKNPKIIVGYSDITSLLYAIYKKTGLVCFHGPVGTSTFNDYSLDHLKNILLEPKENYKMKNSYSDENQIEIINNGICEGELVGGNLSIVVSMIGTEYDIDTKGKIIFLEEIGEEPYRIDRMLTQMKQSGKFKNCAGIALGVFKNCDVKKEDPEFENSLSLQQVFKDVLGDLKIPIIYGLSFGHIENKFTLPFGVKASLNTFDKSLTLLEKSVE, encoded by the coding sequence ATGCGATTTTTTAAAAGTTCATTGCAAATATTTTTTTCTACAATTTTATTTTTCGGCGGATGTAAATCACTTGAAACACCAAATTCCGAAAACTTTTTTCATCAAAAGTTAAAAGCAAATAAATTAAAATTTGGAGATACAATTGGACTAATTTCTCCGGCAAGTTATATAAATGATAAGCAGTTGAACGAAGCAATTTATAATTTGGAAAATCTTGGATTTAAAATAAAATACAATCCAGCGATAAAAGATAAATATGGATATTTAGCCGGAAGCGATTCAACTCGCGCGAAAGATTTTAATAAAATGATTTTAGATAAAGAAGTTAAAGCAATTGTTGCTGTTCGCGGAGGTTACGGTTGCGCAAGAATGTTGCAATTTATTAATTATGAAGCGATTAAAAAAAATCCTAAAATAATTGTTGGCTACAGCGATATTACTTCTTTACTTTATGCAATTTATAAAAAAACCGGATTAGTTTGTTTTCACGGACCGGTTGGAACTTCCACTTTTAATGACTATTCATTGGATCATTTAAAAAATATTTTGCTTGAACCAAAAGAAAATTATAAAATGAAAAATTCTTATTCCGATGAAAATCAAATCGAAATTATAAATAATGGAATTTGCGAAGGAGAATTAGTTGGCGGAAATTTATCAATTGTAGTTTCAATGATTGGAACCGAATATGATATTGACACAAAAGGTAAAATTATTTTTTTGGAAGAAATTGGCGAAGAACCATACAGAATTGATAGAATGTTAACTCAAATGAAACAAAGTGGGAAATTTAAAAATTGCGCGGGAATTGCTCTGGGAGTTTTTAAAAATTGTGATGTAAAAAAAGAAGATCCCGAATTTGAAAATTCGTTATCGCTTCAACAAGTTTTTAAAGATGTTTTAGGCGATTTGAAAATTCCCATTATTTATGGTTTATCTTTTGGTCACATCGAGAATAAATTTACTTTACCTTTTGGAGTAAAAGCCAGTTTAAATACTTTCGATAAAAGTTTAACATTGTTAGAAAAATCAGTCGAGTAA
- a CDS encoding tetratricopeptide repeat protein produces MKKRSNKNISKTEFLEFNVDGVEKADLGNYIEALQYFNKAIETDPKNFVSYFNRASIKMNLGDIEGAKMDFQISEKLDANKVNYTLI; encoded by the coding sequence ATGAAAAAAAGATCCAATAAAAACATTTCGAAAACTGAGTTTCTCGAATTTAATGTTGATGGCGTTGAAAAAGCCGATTTGGGAAATTACATTGAGGCACTTCAATATTTTAACAAGGCAATTGAAACCGATCCAAAGAATTTTGTATCTTATTTTAACAGAGCAAGCATAAAAATGAATTTGGGTGATATTGAAGGAGCAAAAATGGATTTTCAAATTTCGGAAAAACTTGATGCAAATAAAGTTAATTACACTTTGATTTAA
- a CDS encoding PepSY-associated TM helix domain-containing protein, whose translation MKIRKLIRSLHRDIGYVAFGLIIIYSISGIAVNHVSDWNPNYSISKDTLVISSKIDSTFSTEKLTKNLTEYFSIKDSIKSSFRSSPNSIDIFYQNKTLSANIRTKIAVLEKVESRTIIRETNFLHLNHPKKLWTWIADLFAIALIFLAVTGLLMIKGKLGFSGRGKWFALLGILIPIIFLILYY comes from the coding sequence ATGAAAATCCGAAAACTTATCCGTAGTTTACACAGAGATATTGGTTACGTTGCATTTGGTTTAATAATAATTTATTCAATTTCCGGAATAGCAGTTAATCATGTTAGTGATTGGAATCCGAATTACAGTATTTCAAAAGATACATTGGTAATTTCTTCAAAAATTGATTCAACATTTTCTACAGAAAAACTTACAAAAAATTTAACCGAATATTTTTCGATAAAAGACAGCATAAAAAGTTCATTTCGCTCAAGCCCAAATTCAATTGATATTTTTTATCAGAATAAAACTCTTTCCGCAAATATCAGAACAAAAATTGCAGTTTTAGAAAAAGTGGAAAGCCGAACAATAATTCGCGAGACAAATTTTCTTCATTTAAATCATCCAAAAAAATTATGGACTTGGATTGCAGATCTTTTTGCAATTGCATTAATTTTTCTCGCCGTAACCGGTTTGTTAATGATTAAAGGTAAATTGGGATTTTCCGGACGAGGAAAATGGTTTGCATTACTTGGAATTTTAATCCCAATAATTTTTCTAATTCTATATTATTGA